In Beijerinckia indica subsp. indica ATCC 9039, the genomic window TTCTCCGACCCGTCATAGACATTGACCTGCAGCAAGTGCTCACCGGCCTTGGCAGCCTGGAGAATCAACCGCAAATGCTCAGTCGGAAAGACGGCATCAGCAGCGAGATCGAACTTGGTTTTCTTCGGTTTGGTCAGATCGACCAGCACCGGGCCAGAGGTCGCCCGGCGTGCTTTTCCATCCACCAGATCTCCCGGACCCTGATCATTCGTCGTCTGGATCTTGAAGGTGAAATTACGTCCGTCCCCATCCTCGAAGGTCGCCGAGCGCATGTCGGAGACGCGCGTCGGCCCCTCGGCAGGCTGCAACTCCGTCAATTGCCGGAAATTCTGCACATAGCCTTCGCAGGCCGAACCGGTAAAATCGAAGGCGATCCGCCCTTGTGCGGAGACCGGGCTTTTGGCGCCTGTGGACCGCAGCAAAGTCAGATCATAAATGGCGCGATGCGCCGCGAGCGGGATGTTCTGGTCCACGCCCACTTTTTGCGGTGCCGCAGGCGTCGTCGCCTGGTTCGGGGCGGCCCAAAGCGCGGTGCTCCCCAGGCCACAAGCGGCAGCCACCACGAAGGCGCGCACTACAAAGGCGCGGGGCAGAAATCGCGGGCGGACGGAAGGTTTCGACATTGACTTTGCCTTCCTGGCGGTGCCTGCCTGATGAACGCTTAAGACTCAGGCAGGTGCATGTGATCACGAACCCGTACTCTAGAATTTGCCTCCC contains:
- a CDS encoding cell envelope integrity EipB family protein is translated as MSKPSVRPRFLPRAFVVRAFVVAAACGLGSTALWAAPNQATTPAAPQKVGVDQNIPLAAHRAIYDLTLLRSTGAKSPVSAQGRIAFDFTGSACEGYVQNFRQLTELQPAEGPTRVSDMRSATFEDGDGRNFTFKIQTTNDQGPGDLVDGKARRATSGPVLVDLTKPKKTKFDLAADAVFPTEHLRLILQAAKAGEHLLQVNVYDGSEKGDKLFETTTIIGNVIEKPATETAVKIPALEGLRRWPVSISYFENARKDENPAYKLAFDLYENGISRALRLDYGDFVLSGELSSLELLPQQACAK